Proteins from a genomic interval of Bacillota bacterium:
- a CDS encoding acetyl-CoA C-acetyltransferase: protein MRETVIVNAARTPFGRFGGGLKSLKAVDLGGIVIAEAVKRAGIAPEQVDYVYMGQVLQGGCGQVPSRQAARKAGIPWEVPSITVNKVCASGLISVALADMKIRLGEADIVVAGGMESMSNAPYALPDMRWGARMMDKRVVDLMVYDGLWCPFYDRHMAALASEQCKEFKISREEQDEWALRSQLYASDAIKNGRLKDEIVPVEIRDKKSLTIIDTDEAPRPDTTLEGLAKLPPVFAQDGSVTAGNAPGVNDGAGALVLMAKEKAIELGLKPLATIVGHAEVSQEARYMATVPGLATLKLLKQKGMTVDDISLFEVNEAFAAVVLVSTQIAGWDTKRVNVDGGAIAFGHPIGASGARILMHLVFALRARGGGYGIACICSGIAQGDAMLIKVE from the coding sequence TGGTGGGGGATTAAAATCGCTAAAGGCGGTCGATTTGGGGGGAATAGTCATTGCTGAGGCGGTAAAACGCGCTGGTATTGCGCCAGAGCAGGTTGACTATGTATACATGGGCCAGGTTCTCCAGGGTGGCTGCGGGCAGGTTCCATCGCGACAGGCGGCGCGGAAAGCAGGAATTCCCTGGGAAGTACCATCAATCACTGTCAATAAAGTCTGTGCGTCTGGTTTGATTAGTGTGGCATTAGCCGATATGAAGATTCGGCTTGGTGAAGCCGATATTGTGGTCGCGGGCGGCATGGAGAGCATGAGTAATGCGCCTTATGCTCTGCCAGATATGCGGTGGGGAGCCAGAATGATGGATAAAAGAGTGGTTGATCTGATGGTTTATGATGGTTTATGGTGTCCATTCTATGACCGGCATATGGCTGCTCTTGCGTCAGAACAATGTAAGGAGTTTAAAATCAGTCGCGAGGAGCAGGATGAATGGGCACTGCGCAGCCAACTGTACGCTTCTGACGCGATCAAGAACGGCCGCTTAAAAGATGAAATTGTCCCAGTAGAGATCCGTGATAAAAAAAGTTTAACCATTATTGATACAGATGAAGCGCCGCGGCCAGATACGACGTTGGAAGGATTGGCCAAGCTACCGCCGGTTTTCGCTCAGGACGGGTCAGTTACTGCTGGCAATGCTCCGGGTGTTAACGATGGTGCGGGTGCGCTTGTACTGATGGCCAAGGAGAAAGCGATCGAGCTGGGGCTCAAACCGTTGGCGACTATTGTTGGCCATGCTGAAGTAAGCCAGGAAGCACGATATATGGCAACAGTTCCCGGCCTAGCAACTCTTAAACTTTTGAAACAAAAAGGAATGACTGTTGATGATATCAGCCTGTTTGAGGTTAATGAGGCCTTTGCTGCAGTAGTGTTAGTTAGTACGCAAATCGCTGGATGGGATACCAAACGGGTGAACGTTGATGGAGGAGCAATTGCATTTGGTCATCCGATTGGAGCAAGTGGGGCACGAATTTTAATGCACCTTGTTTTTGCTCTGCGGGCCCGTGGAGGCGGATATGGCATCGCTTGTATATGCAGTGGAATCGCCCAGGGTGACGCAATGCTGATTAAAGTAGAATAG